A genomic region of Oncorhynchus mykiss isolate Arlee chromosome 4, USDA_OmykA_1.1, whole genome shotgun sequence contains the following coding sequences:
- the LOC110522078 gene encoding paired box protein Pax-1 isoform X2, producing the protein MDHTYGEVNQLGGVFVNGRPLPNSIRIRIVELAQLGIRPCDISRQLRVSHGCVSKILARYNETGSILPGAIGGSKPRVTTPNVVKSIRDYKQGDPGIFAWEIRDRLLADAVCDKYNVPSVSSISRILRNKIGNLSQPGQYENSKPIHPQLSYNHMYPYSYPSAMSPTGTKIGSGPGIPVTPGHVSLSRHGWPSVHTVSNILGIRAFMDPAAIAGAEGYPSKMEEWASVNRATFSSAHGVNGIEKSSLEADIKFPQSSSNLSSYACAYSPPNQYGVYGGPANYMTTGHHWQSQSTSLAHPNSEATMQGGDLHMAMSFKHSAREGDRKPPGPLSKHQHEALSVHGLSLPTSAS; encoded by the exons ATGG ATCATACATATGGAGAAGTAAACCAGCTTGGCGGGGTATTTGTCAACGGACGACCACTTCCAAATTCGATTCGGATCAGAATCGTGGAATTAGCTCAACTTGGAATACGACCGTGTGACATCAGTAGACAGCTTCGAGTCTCTCATGGCTGTGTGAGCAAGATACTAGCGAGATACAACGAGACGGGTTCGATACTGCCCGGTGCCATAGGAGGAAGTAAACCCCGGGTCACAACACCCAACGTGGTGAAAAGCATAAGGGATTACAAACAAGGAGACCCTGGAATATTTGCTTGGGAGATCAGGGACAGGCTTCTTGCAGATGCAGTGTGTGATAAGTATAACGTTCCCTCCGTCAGCTCCATAAGCCGTATTTtacgcaacaaaataggaaatcTTTCCCAGCCGGGCCAGTATGAGAACAGCAAGCCAATCCATCCTCAGCTCTCCTACAACCACATGTACCCGTACTCATACCCCAGCGCAATGTCGCCCACTGGGACAAAAATTGGCAGCGGTCCCGGTATACCGGTCACGCCGGGCCATGTTAGCCTCTCCCGCCATGGTTGGCCTTCCGTGCACACAGTCAGCAACATTTTGGGCATCCGAGCCTTCATGGACCCTGCAG CCATCGCTGGAGCTGAGGGGTACCCATCAAAAATGGAGGAGTGGGCGAGCGTAAACAGAGCGACGTTTTCCTCTGCGCATGGTGTCAACGGAATAGAGAAATCCTCCCTAGAGGCAGACATCAAGTTTCCTCAG TCTTCTTCAAACCTATCTAGTTATGCTTGTGCCTACTCTCCCCCAAACCAATACGGGGTGTATGGTGGACCAGCAAACTATATGACAACGGGACACCACTGGCAGTCTCAAAGCACAAGTCTTGCCCACCCTAACAGCGAAGCAACGATGCAAGGTGGAGACCTCCACATGGCGATGTCCTTCAAACACTCAGCACGAGAAG GAGACAGAAAACCTCCCGGTCCCTTGAGCAAGCACCAGCACGAGGCGTTGAGCGTACACGGACTATCTCTCCCGACCTCCGCTTCATAA
- the LOC110522078 gene encoding paired box protein Pax-1 isoform X1, which translates to MVLWKHHTYGEVNQLGGVFVNGRPLPNSIRIRIVELAQLGIRPCDISRQLRVSHGCVSKILARYNETGSILPGAIGGSKPRVTTPNVVKSIRDYKQGDPGIFAWEIRDRLLADAVCDKYNVPSVSSISRILRNKIGNLSQPGQYENSKPIHPQLSYNHMYPYSYPSAMSPTGTKIGSGPGIPVTPGHVSLSRHGWPSVHTVSNILGIRAFMDPAAIAGAEGYPSKMEEWASVNRATFSSAHGVNGIEKSSLEADIKFPQSSSNLSSYACAYSPPNQYGVYGGPANYMTTGHHWQSQSTSLAHPNSEATMQGGDLHMAMSFKHSAREGDRKPPGPLSKHQHEALSVHGLSLPTSAS; encoded by the exons ATGGTGCTTTGGAAAC ATCATACATATGGAGAAGTAAACCAGCTTGGCGGGGTATTTGTCAACGGACGACCACTTCCAAATTCGATTCGGATCAGAATCGTGGAATTAGCTCAACTTGGAATACGACCGTGTGACATCAGTAGACAGCTTCGAGTCTCTCATGGCTGTGTGAGCAAGATACTAGCGAGATACAACGAGACGGGTTCGATACTGCCCGGTGCCATAGGAGGAAGTAAACCCCGGGTCACAACACCCAACGTGGTGAAAAGCATAAGGGATTACAAACAAGGAGACCCTGGAATATTTGCTTGGGAGATCAGGGACAGGCTTCTTGCAGATGCAGTGTGTGATAAGTATAACGTTCCCTCCGTCAGCTCCATAAGCCGTATTTtacgcaacaaaataggaaatcTTTCCCAGCCGGGCCAGTATGAGAACAGCAAGCCAATCCATCCTCAGCTCTCCTACAACCACATGTACCCGTACTCATACCCCAGCGCAATGTCGCCCACTGGGACAAAAATTGGCAGCGGTCCCGGTATACCGGTCACGCCGGGCCATGTTAGCCTCTCCCGCCATGGTTGGCCTTCCGTGCACACAGTCAGCAACATTTTGGGCATCCGAGCCTTCATGGACCCTGCAG CCATCGCTGGAGCTGAGGGGTACCCATCAAAAATGGAGGAGTGGGCGAGCGTAAACAGAGCGACGTTTTCCTCTGCGCATGGTGTCAACGGAATAGAGAAATCCTCCCTAGAGGCAGACATCAAGTTTCCTCAG TCTTCTTCAAACCTATCTAGTTATGCTTGTGCCTACTCTCCCCCAAACCAATACGGGGTGTATGGTGGACCAGCAAACTATATGACAACGGGACACCACTGGCAGTCTCAAAGCACAAGTCTTGCCCACCCTAACAGCGAAGCAACGATGCAAGGTGGAGACCTCCACATGGCGATGTCCTTCAAACACTCAGCACGAGAAG GAGACAGAAAACCTCCCGGTCCCTTGAGCAAGCACCAGCACGAGGCGTTGAGCGTACACGGACTATCTCTCCCGACCTCCGCTTCATAA